Proteins encoded within one genomic window of Terriglobus sp. TAA 43:
- a CDS encoding PLP-dependent aminotransferase family protein, with product RSWLDTPADGSGYPPLRDAIAHYLRTSRGVRCSSDQIVIVSGIQQALDLLARVLLKRGDAVWMEDPGYFGASIAFNNAGARIVAVPVDEEGLSVAVGKKLSPHAKGVYLTPAHQFPLGVTMSLERRIALLQWASRTGAFVIEDDYDSEYRFQGQPVPALQSLDENSNVILIGSFSKTLFPSLRVGYVVLPPSLVNYFMAFRYQTDFRNASFDQAVLCDFIVDGHLARHLRKMRDLYAGRLEALIEGGNKYLGGLLEISNVRAGLYTVGLLKNGMTSRQAEKAAAARGVEAIGIDRYTLKRADPKGVLLGFAAHNETAIRKALMQLARAWT from the coding sequence CAGGTCATGGCTTGATACACCGGCAGATGGAAGTGGCTATCCACCACTGCGCGATGCCATCGCGCACTATTTGCGGACATCGCGTGGCGTGCGCTGCAGCTCGGATCAGATCGTGATTGTCTCTGGAATACAGCAGGCACTCGATCTGTTGGCGCGCGTGCTTCTGAAGCGTGGGGACGCGGTCTGGATGGAAGACCCTGGCTATTTTGGAGCGAGCATTGCGTTTAACAACGCCGGCGCAAGAATCGTCGCCGTGCCGGTAGATGAAGAAGGACTCTCGGTTGCTGTCGGCAAGAAACTTTCCCCGCATGCCAAGGGGGTTTATTTAACACCGGCCCATCAGTTTCCCTTAGGAGTCACGATGTCTTTGGAGAGACGGATCGCCCTGCTCCAATGGGCATCTCGTACCGGCGCTTTCGTAATCGAGGACGACTATGACAGCGAGTACAGGTTCCAGGGTCAGCCAGTCCCCGCGCTGCAAAGCCTGGATGAAAATTCAAACGTAATTCTCATCGGATCGTTCAGCAAGACATTGTTCCCATCTTTACGTGTGGGCTATGTCGTCTTGCCTCCGTCGCTTGTGAATTACTTCATGGCCTTCCGCTATCAAACAGATTTCCGCAATGCAAGCTTTGATCAGGCGGTGCTCTGCGACTTCATCGTAGACGGACATCTTGCGCGGCATCTTCGGAAGATGCGTGATCTTTACGCTGGCCGCCTTGAAGCATTGATTGAAGGAGGCAATAAATACCTCGGTGGATTGCTCGAAATCTCCAACGTAAGGGCGGGACTCTACACAGTCGGATTGCTGAAGAATGGGATGACATCGCGACAAGCCGAAAAAGCAGCTGCTGCGCGAGGAGTTGAGGCCATCGGGATCGACCGCTACACGTTGAAACGAGCCGACCCGAAGGGTGTGCTCCTGGGCTTTGCTGCGCATAATGAGACGGCCATTCGGAAAGCGCTCATGCAACTCGCCCGTGCGTGGA